In one window of Clavelina lepadiformis chromosome 4, kaClaLepa1.1, whole genome shotgun sequence DNA:
- the LOC143451469 gene encoding uncharacterized protein LOC143451469 → MKAFVAITFLIGAVCGQVYFLENWPENERTPAGAKGMADFSNLGNGTCYLLFPGAVYWFHCENCDIVPGKSNSAEGIYALATPNQVWQNTGAFIFVVNFLQDAAYSSNSIGWVCDADDKNTVTVYSFPNNMDEKRTRSRVCDYDLNEKSAIMIDLPASVNEFKVDSPNTVMGGPQIYKIGNIKSWQTEVAFELTYNNTWFGAADLGVSVVQEVQEEEEEEEETPKRRRRNAHY, encoded by the exons ATGAAAGCTTTTGTCGCTATTACATTTCTGATCGGAGCAGTGTGTGGACAAG tttatttctTGGAGAACTGGCCTGAGAATGAGCGCACTCCAGCGGGAGCAAAAGGGATGGCGGACTTCTCAAATCTGGGAAACGGAACTTGTTATCTTCTCTTCCCCGGCGCAGTTTACTGGTTTCAC TGTGAAAACTGTGACATTGTTCCGGGGAAATCCAACTCGGCCGAGGGAATTTACGCTCTAGCGACACCGAATCAAGTGTGGCAAAACACGGGTGCATTCATATTCGTCGTCAATTTCCTGCAAGACGCCGCTTACAGCAGCAACTCCATAGGTTGGGTTTGCGACGCTGATGACAAAAACACAG TCACAGTCTATTCGTTCCCAAACAACATGGACGAAAAACGAACCCGTTCAAGGGTCTGTGATTACGATTTGAATGAGAAGAGCGCCATAATGATTGACCTACCAGCTTCTGTAAACGAATTCAAG gTCGATTCTCCTAACACAGTCATGGGTGGAccacaaatttataaaattggAAACATTAAGTCCTGGCAAACCGAG GTGGCTTTTGAATTGACTTACAACAACACTTGGTTCGGAGCCGCCGACTTGGGTGTGAGTGTCGTGCAAGAAGTgcaagaggaggaggaggaagaaGAAGAAACACCAAAGAGAAGGAGAAGAAATGCCCATTATTAa